Proteins encoded together in one Impatiens glandulifera chromosome 1, dImpGla2.1, whole genome shotgun sequence window:
- the LOC124920878 gene encoding 60S ribosomal protein L35-like produces the protein MARIKVHELRQKSKVDLLAQLKDLKAELSLLRVAKVTGGAPNKLSKIKVVRLSIAQVLTVVSQKQKAALREVYKNKKYLPLDLRPKKTRAIRKRLTKHQVSLKTEREKKKERYFPLRKYAIKV, from the exons ATGG CCAGAATCAAGGTTCACGAGCTGAGGCAGAAGAGCAAGGTGGATCTTTTGGCTCAGTTGAAGGATCTAAAAGCTGAGCTCTCCCTCCTCCGCGTTGCCAAAGTCACTGGAGGCGCTCCCAATAAGCTCtccaaaat AAAGGTTGTGAGGCTATCCATAGCACAAGTCTTAACGGTGGTTTCTCAAAAGCAAAAAGCAGCTTTGAGAGAGGTGTACAAGAACAAGAAGTATCTTCCACTTGATCTGCGTCCCAAAAAAACTAGAGCCATTCGGAAGCGCCTAACTAAGCATCAG GTATCCTTGAAGACAGAgagggagaagaagaaggaaaggtACTTTCCATTGAGGAAATATGCCATCAAGGTTTAG